A genomic segment from Acidobacteriota bacterium encodes:
- a CDS encoding sigma-54-dependent Fis family transcriptional regulator, with the protein MIDLSAIGAPPGLDAACFQGRTFEALSATLAKAAAAGAPCLIWGENGVGKNFYAWLYHRLGPRRDGPYEEISCAALPETLLETELFGYARGAYTGAEKDHPGRLVLADGGTLVLDELDSLAPASQAKLLRVVETGEFTPLGSDRKARVDARFIGLLQAPPEALVTDSRLRRDLFYRMSLFTLEVPPLRRRRDEIPTLVETFARREAAAYRVEPVRVSPEALEGLAELPFPGNLRELRNLVRRWTLLQPGEVVTPRDLPSAGAGPAETAIQSLAEVESGHIRRVLAAVGGRMSEAARLLGIHRKTLLEKRKRYKLD; encoded by the coding sequence GTGATTGACCTCTCCGCCATCGGGGCACCCCCTGGACTCGACGCCGCCTGTTTCCAGGGGCGGACCTTCGAGGCGCTGTCCGCCACCCTGGCCAAGGCGGCCGCGGCCGGCGCGCCCTGCCTGATCTGGGGGGAGAACGGGGTCGGCAAGAACTTCTACGCCTGGCTCTACCACCGTCTCGGCCCCCGGCGCGACGGGCCCTACGAGGAAATCTCCTGCGCGGCCCTGCCGGAGACGCTCCTGGAGACGGAACTGTTCGGATACGCTCGGGGGGCCTACACGGGGGCGGAAAAAGACCACCCGGGACGCCTGGTGCTGGCCGACGGCGGGACCCTGGTCCTCGACGAGCTGGACAGCCTGGCCCCCGCCTCCCAGGCCAAACTGCTCCGCGTGGTGGAGACCGGCGAGTTCACACCGCTGGGCTCCGACCGCAAGGCGCGTGTGGACGCGCGTTTTATCGGCCTGCTCCAGGCGCCGCCGGAAGCCCTGGTCACCGACAGCCGCCTCCGCCGCGACCTCTTCTACCGGATGTCCCTCTTCACCCTCGAGGTGCCGCCCCTCCGCCGGCGGCGGGACGAGATCCCCACACTCGTGGAGACCTTCGCGCGCCGTGAAGCCGCCGCGTACCGGGTCGAGCCCGTCCGCGTGTCCCCCGAGGCACTGGAGGGGCTGGCGGAACTCCCCTTCCCGGGCAACCTCCGGGAACTGCGCAACCTCGTCCGCCGGTGGACCCTCCTGCAGCCCGGCGAGGTCGTCACGCCCCGCGACCTCCCCTCCGCCGGGGCGGGGCCGGCGGAGACGGCCATCCAGAGCCTCGCGGAAGTGGAGTCGGGGCACATCCGCCGCGTCCTCGCCGCCGTCGGGGGCCGGATGAGCGAGGCCGCCCGTCTCCTCGGCATCCACCGAAAAACCCTCCTGGAAAAGCGAAAACGCTACAAGCTCGACTGA